CAGTTCCTCGGCCTTGCCGGCCTTGAGGGACTTGGTGGTGGCGCCCTCGAACAGCGCCATCAGCTTCTGGAGCGGGTCGTAGCCCTCCGCGCGGCGGTCGTGGATCAGGTCGAGGGCGGTGTTGACCTCTTCCTCGCTGAAGCGGGCGATGGGCAGGATCTTCGACGCGTGGACGATCGCCGAGTCCAGGCCCGCCTTCACACACTCGTCGAGGAAGACCGAGTTGAGCAGGATGCGCGCGGCCGGGTTCAGGCCGAAGGAGATGTTCGACAGGCCCAGCGTGGTCTGTACGTCGGGGCGGCGGCGCTTGAGTTCGCGGATCGCCCCGATGGTGGCGATGCCGTCCTTGCGGGACTCCTCCTGGCCGGTGCAGATGGTGAAGGTCAGGGTGTCGATGAGGATGTCCGACTCCTGGATGCCCCAGTTCGTCGTCAGGTCGTCGATGAGCCGCTCGGCGATGGCGACCTTCGTCTCGACGGTACGGGCCTGGCCCTCCTCGTCGATGGTCAGCGCGATCAGCGCGGCGCCGTGCTCCCGGGCCAGCTCGGTGACCTTGGCGAAGCGGGACTCCGGACCGTCGCCGTCCTCGTAGTTCACGGAGTTGATGACCGCGCGGCCGCCGAGCCGCTCCAGGCCCGCCCGGATGACCGGGACCTCGGTGGAGTCCAGGACGATCGGCAGCGTGGAGGCGGTGGCGAAGCGGCCGGCCAGCTCGTCCATGTCGGCGACGCCGTCGCGGCCCACGTAGTCGACGCACAGGTCGAGCATGTGCGCGCCCTCCCGGATCTGGTCCCGGGCCATCTCCACGCAGTCGTCCCAGCGGCCCTCCAGCATGGCCTCGCGGAACTTCTTCGAGCCGTTGGCGTTGGTGCGCTCACCGATCGCCATGTAGGCGGTGTCCTGGCGGAACGGGACGGTCTGGTAGAGCGAGGCGGCGCCGGGCTCGGGCCGCGGCTGCCGCTCGGCGGGCGAGGCCCCCCGGACCCGCTCCACGAGCTGCCGCAGATGCTCGGGTGTCGTACCGCAGCAGCCGCCGACCAGGTTCAGCCCGTAGTCGCGTACGAAGGTGTCCTGGGCGTCGGCCAGGCCCTCGGCGTCGAGCGGGAAGTGCGCGCCGTCCTTGGTGAGGATCGGCAGACCGGCGTTGGGCATGCACAGCAGCGGGGTGCGGGAGTGGCGGGCCAGATAGCGCAGGTGCTCGCTCATCTCGGCCGGGCCCGTCGAGCAGTTCAGGCCGATCATGTCGATGCCGAGGGGCTCGAGGGCGGTCAGGGCCGCGCCGATCTCCGAGCCGAGCAGCATGGTGCCGGTCGTCTCGAACGCCATCGAGACCAGCAGGGGCACCTCGACGCCGGTCGCCTCCATGGCGCGCCGGGCGCCGAGGATGGAGGACTTGGTCTGGAGCAGGTCCTGCGTGGTCTCCACGATCAGGGCGTCCGCGCCACCGGCCAGCAGGCCCTCCGCGTTGGCCTGGAAGCCGTCGCGCAGGGTGCCGTAGGCGATGTGGCCGAGGGTGGGCAGCTTGGTGCCGGGGCCGATCGAGCCCAGCACCCAGCGGGTGCGTCCGTCGCGTCCGGCGAAGGCGTCGGCGGTCTCACGGGCGATGCGTGCGCCCGCCTCGGACAGCTCGAACACCCGCTCGGAGATGTCGTACTCGGCCATGGCCGAGTGGTTTGCGCCGAACGTGTTGGTCTCGACGCAGTCCACGCCCGCGTCGAAGTACTCCTCGTGCACGGAGCGGACGATGTCCGGCCGGGTGACGTTGAGGATCTCGTTGCAGCCCTCGAGGTTCTCGAAGTCCTCGAGGGTGGGCTCCTGGGCCTGGAGCATGGTGCCCATGGCTCCGTCGGCCACCACCACACGGGTGGCCAGGGCCTCTCGGAGCGCGGACACACGGGTCCGGCTGTCGGCGGAAGGGGTCGGCGGCACAGAGGCCATGAAAGGGCTCCCTCAGATGCGACGGCTGTCGGCTTTGCGTCACCTCAAGGATGCGGGCAGAAAGGCTTCCCGAGACGAGCGCACGCCGTCAGGGTAGCCGGGACGGAGGCCTTATGGTCAGGGGCGTCCACGGGACGGACGGGCGTCGCGGCCTTTCACAGGGCGGCCACGAGCCGGGCACGACCGGAGCACGACCGGACCACGACCGGAGCACGACCGGAGCACGAGCGGGCGACGGCCGTGTCACTCCGTGGAGACGCGCGGTGTAACACGTATCGACCGAACATTAGCGAGAGGTCGGCATGGACCGGTAGTGTTCGACATTGCCGAACGACGGCAGTAGATGCCGTGCGTGGACGGTCCAGGGGACGGAGGCAGGACGGCGATGGCACGGAACATCCAGTCGGTCGAACGTGCGGCCGCGATGCTGCGGCTGCTCGCCGGCGGCGAGCGGCGGCTGGGCCTGTCGGACATCGCCTCGTCCACGGGCCTGGCCAAGGGCACCGCCCACGGCATCCTGCGCACCCTCCAGCAGGAGGGCTTCGTCGAGCAGGACGACGCCTCCGGGCGGTATCAGCTGGGTGCGGAGCTGCTGCGCCTGGGCACCACCTACCTGGACGTGCACGAGCTACGCGCGCGTGCCCTGGTATGGACGGACGACCTGGCCCGGTCCAGCGGCGAGAGCGTGCACCTGGGGGTGCTGCACCAGCAGGGCGTGCTGATCGTGCACCACGTCTTCCGGCCCGACGACAGCCGGCAGGTGCTGGAGATCGGGGCGATGCAGCCGCTGCACTCCACGGCCCTGGGCAAGGTGCTGTCGGCCTACGACCCGGTCGCGCACAGCGAGGTCCTGGAGGCCGAGCGCAAGCCGTTCACGGACCGTACGGTCTGCGAGCCGGAGGCCTTCGAGCGGATGCTCGACCTCACCCGCGCGCGGGGATACGCGGCCGACGTCGAGGAGACCTGGGAGGGCGTCGCCTCCATCGCCGCGCCCATCCACGACCGGCGGCGCATGCCCGTGGGCGCGGTCGGCATCACCGGCGCGGTGGAGCGGCTGGGCCGGGACGGCGAGGTGCGCCCCGAGCTGATCGCCGCGGTACGGGACTGCGCCCGCGCGGTCTCGCGCGACCTGGGCGCCGGGCGCTTCTGAGAAGTACACAAGAGCAGGCCGGGACGTCCTACGACGTTCCGGCCTTTGTCATACGCCGAAATATCAGCTCGAACTGGGCAAAAAGGGCGAGAGTATGCGCACCGGCGCGAAGATCGATAACTCGCAGCGATCAATAACGATCGCACTTTCGATAACAACACTCTTGACGCACACGTAACGCCGCGGCAAGACTCCCGTCCACCGGTCGACATTGTCGAACACCTAACGGCAATACGCGCTAGAGTGTGACAACGCCAAAGGCCGGCATCGCTCTCACCCCCGAGGGCGCTCGAACCCCCGGTGGGACCCGGGGTTCGGCTTCCCTGGACGAAGGACAAAGGAGTCGCGGGTGTCCAGCTCCGACATCTTCATCGGCGAGACCATCGGTACCGCCATACTCATCCTGCTCGGCGGTGGCGTCTGCGCCGCCGTCACGCTGAAGGCCTCCAAGGCCCGTAACGCCGGCTGGCTCGCCATCACCTTCGGGTGGGGTTTCGCCGTTCTGACGGCTGTCTACACCTCGGCGCCCCTGTCGGGCGCCCATCTCAACCCGGCGGTCACGCTCGCACTCGCGATCAAGGACGACGACTGGAGCAACGTTCCGGTCTACTGGGCCGGGCAGCTGCTCGGTGCCGCCATCGGCGCCACCCTGGTCTGGGTCGCCTACTACGGCCAGTTCCACGCGCACCTCACCGACAAGGAGATCGTCGGCGAGCCGGAGGCGGAGACCGCGAAGGCCAAGTCGGTCGAGGCGCGGGAACAGGGCGCCGGCCCGGTCCTGGGCGTCTTCTCCACCGGCCCGGAGATCCGGGTCGTCTGGCAGAACCTCGCCACGGAGATCATCGGCACCATCGTGCTCGTCCTCGCCGTGCTCACGCAGGGCCTGAACGACAAGGGCAACGGCCTCGGCAACCTGGGCGCGCTGATCACCGCGCTGGTGGTCGTCTCGATCGGTCTGTCCCTCGGTGGCCCGACCGGTTACGCGATCAACCCGGCCCGTGACCTCGGTCCGCGCATCGTGCACGCTCTCCTGCCCCTGCCCAACAAGGGCGGCTCC
The sequence above is a segment of the Streptomyces asoensis genome. Coding sequences within it:
- a CDS encoding MIP/aquaporin family protein, giving the protein MSSSDIFIGETIGTAILILLGGGVCAAVTLKASKARNAGWLAITFGWGFAVLTAVYTSAPLSGAHLNPAVTLALAIKDDDWSNVPVYWAGQLLGAAIGATLVWVAYYGQFHAHLTDKEIVGEPEAETAKAKSVEAREQGAGPVLGVFSTGPEIRVVWQNLATEIIGTIVLVLAVLTQGLNDKGNGLGNLGALITALVVVSIGLSLGGPTGYAINPARDLGPRIVHALLPLPNKGGSDWSYAWIPVVGPLIGGAIAAGIYNVAFA
- a CDS encoding IclR family transcriptional regulator, translating into MARNIQSVERAAAMLRLLAGGERRLGLSDIASSTGLAKGTAHGILRTLQQEGFVEQDDASGRYQLGAELLRLGTTYLDVHELRARALVWTDDLARSSGESVHLGVLHQQGVLIVHHVFRPDDSRQVLEIGAMQPLHSTALGKVLSAYDPVAHSEVLEAERKPFTDRTVCEPEAFERMLDLTRARGYAADVEETWEGVASIAAPIHDRRRMPVGAVGITGAVERLGRDGEVRPELIAAVRDCARAVSRDLGAGRF
- the metH gene encoding methionine synthase, whose product is MASVPPTPSADSRTRVSALREALATRVVVADGAMGTMLQAQEPTLEDFENLEGCNEILNVTRPDIVRSVHEEYFDAGVDCVETNTFGANHSAMAEYDISERVFELSEAGARIARETADAFAGRDGRTRWVLGSIGPGTKLPTLGHIAYGTLRDGFQANAEGLLAGGADALIVETTQDLLQTKSSILGARRAMEATGVEVPLLVSMAFETTGTMLLGSEIGAALTALEPLGIDMIGLNCSTGPAEMSEHLRYLARHSRTPLLCMPNAGLPILTKDGAHFPLDAEGLADAQDTFVRDYGLNLVGGCCGTTPEHLRQLVERVRGASPAERQPRPEPGAASLYQTVPFRQDTAYMAIGERTNANGSKKFREAMLEGRWDDCVEMARDQIREGAHMLDLCVDYVGRDGVADMDELAGRFATASTLPIVLDSTEVPVIRAGLERLGGRAVINSVNYEDGDGPESRFAKVTELAREHGAALIALTIDEEGQARTVETKVAIAERLIDDLTTNWGIQESDILIDTLTFTICTGQEESRKDGIATIGAIRELKRRRPDVQTTLGLSNISFGLNPAARILLNSVFLDECVKAGLDSAIVHASKILPIARFSEEEVNTALDLIHDRRAEGYDPLQKLMALFEGATTKSLKAGKAEELAALPLDERLKRRIIDGEKNGLDTDLAEALQTRPALDIVNETLLDGMKVVGELFGSGQMQLPFVLQSAEVMKTAVAYLEPHMEKSDAEGKGTIVLATVRGDVHDIGKNLVDIILSNNGYNVVNLGIKQPVSAILDAAQEHRADVIGMSGLLVKSTVIMKENLEELNQRKMAADYPVILGGAALTRAYVEQDLHEIYQGEVRYARDAFEGLRLMDALIGVKRGVPGAQLPELKQRRVRPSAAAVEAEERPEEGHVRSDVATDNPVPKPPFEGSRVIKGIQLKEYASWLDEGALFKGQWGLKQARTGDGPSYEELVETEGRPRLRGLLDKLQTDNLLEAAVVYGYFPCVSKDDDLIILDEQGNERTRFTFPRQRRGRRLCLADFFRPEETGETDVVGLQIVTVGNRIGEETAKLFESNSYRDYLELHGLSVQLAEALAEYWHARVRSELGFAGEDPADVEDMFALKYRGARFSLGYGACPDLEDRAKIAELLQPERIGVHLSEEFQLHPEQSTDAIVIHHPEAKYFNAR